The region AGTTCCGCCTAACTACTTTGATTCCAGTAACCTATGAGGCTCCCCTGCTTTGACTTCAGGAAAATAGCGGATTATCCTGCCGAAAACCGCGAATTCTCTGCATTACGAGATCAATTCCACAGGAAACCGGGGCGGGATGGAGCAATTCGGCAACGCACTGCGAATCGAGCGTGAGAGAAGACAGGTTAGCCTTGCGAGCATCTGCGAGGTGACAAAGATCTCAGTCCGTCACCTTGAAGCCCTGGAGGCCGGCCGGTATGCAGATTTACCCGGCGGAGTCTTTCGCAAAGGGATCCTGCGAAGCTATCTGAAGGCGATCGGCCTCGAAGAGTCGGAATGGGTTGAGCAGTTTGAGAACGCAATACGATCCTCTGATCCGGAGAATGAAGAGGAAGGCTGGACGGAATTTGCAGAGAACGTTCGCAGGAATCGTACCGGAAGCCGAACCTCCGGAATCGATTCGCGCTGGATCGGGGTCGCGGTCATGATTATGGTGCTAGTCGCACTGGGATGGGGCGTGTGGAGATTCGTCTTTCACGGACGGCTTTTCCTCTAAAGGACT is a window of Edaphobacter sp. 12200R-103 DNA encoding:
- a CDS encoding RodZ family helix-turn-helix domain-containing protein produces the protein MEQFGNALRIERERRQVSLASICEVTKISVRHLEALEAGRYADLPGGVFRKGILRSYLKAIGLEESEWVEQFENAIRSSDPENEEEGWTEFAENVRRNRTGSRTSGIDSRWIGVAVMIMVLVALGWGVWRFVFHGRLFL